A single region of the Bacteroides luhongzhouii genome encodes:
- the lepA gene encoding translation elongation factor 4 translates to MKNIRNFCIIAHIDHGKSTLADRLLEFTHTIQVTSGQMLDNMDLEKERGITIKSHAIQMEYTYQGEKYILNLIDTPGHVDFSYEVSRSIAACEGALLIVDASQGVQAQTISNLYMAIEHDLEIIPVINKCDMASANPEEVEDEIVELLGCKREEVIRASGKTGMGVEEILAAVIERIPHPEGDEEAPLQALIFDSVFNSFRGIIAYFKIENGMIRKGDKVKFFNTGKEYDADEVGVLKMDMVPRNELRTGDVGYIISGIKTSKEVKVGDTITHIARPCEKAIAGFEEVKPMVFAGVYPIEAEDFEDLRASLEKLQLNDASLTFQPESSLALGFGFRCGFLGLLHMEIVQERLDREFDMNVITTVPNVSYHIYDKQGNMKEVHNPGGMPDPTMIDHIEEPYIKASIITTTDYIGPIMTLCLGKRGELIKQEYISGNRVEIYYNMPLGEIVIDFYDKLKSISKGYASFDYHPNGFRTSKLVKLDILLNGEPVDALSTLTHIDNAYDMGRRMCEKLKELIPRQQFDIAIQAAIGAKIISRETIKAVRKDVTAKCYGGDVSRKRKLLEKQKRGKKRMKQIGNVEVPQKAFLAVLKLD, encoded by the coding sequence ATGAAGAATATACGCAACTTTTGCATTATTGCTCATATTGATCACGGTAAGTCGACTTTGGCTGACCGTTTGTTGGAGTTTACACATACCATTCAGGTGACTTCCGGGCAGATGCTTGATAATATGGATCTGGAGAAGGAAAGAGGGATCACTATCAAGAGCCATGCTATCCAGATGGAATATACTTATCAGGGTGAGAAGTATATCCTTAACTTGATTGACACCCCGGGACATGTGGACTTTTCGTATGAGGTATCGCGTTCTATTGCTGCATGTGAAGGTGCGTTGCTGATTGTCGATGCTTCACAGGGAGTGCAGGCGCAGACGATTTCGAATCTGTATATGGCCATTGAGCATGACCTTGAGATTATTCCGGTGATTAATAAATGTGACATGGCAAGCGCCAATCCCGAAGAAGTGGAAGACGAGATTGTTGAATTGTTGGGCTGTAAACGGGAGGAAGTAATCCGTGCGTCCGGCAAAACGGGGATGGGAGTGGAAGAGATACTGGCGGCTGTGATTGAGCGGATTCCTCATCCCGAAGGAGATGAAGAGGCGCCGTTGCAGGCTTTGATTTTCGACTCTGTATTCAATTCTTTCCGCGGAATTATTGCTTATTTCAAGATTGAAAACGGTATGATTCGCAAGGGAGACAAGGTGAAGTTCTTCAATACGGGAAAAGAGTATGATGCTGATGAAGTAGGGGTGTTGAAAATGGATATGGTGCCTCGTAACGAACTTCGTACGGGCGATGTAGGATATATTATTTCCGGTATCAAAACTTCTAAGGAGGTGAAAGTGGGAGATACCATTACGCATATTGCCCGTCCGTGTGAAAAGGCTATTGCCGGTTTTGAGGAAGTGAAGCCGATGGTGTTTGCCGGAGTTTATCCGATTGAGGCGGAGGATTTTGAAGATCTTCGTGCGTCTTTGGAGAAGTTGCAGTTGAATGACGCGTCTTTGACTTTCCAGCCGGAATCTTCGTTGGCTCTGGGGTTTGGTTTCCGTTGTGGTTTCCTCGGATTGCTCCACATGGAGATTGTGCAGGAACGCCTGGACCGTGAGTTTGATATGAATGTGATTACTACGGTGCCGAACGTTTCTTACCATATATATGATAAACAAGGTAATATGAAGGAAGTGCACAACCCTGGTGGTATGCCCGACCCGACCATGATTGATCATATCGAAGAGCCGTATATCAAAGCGTCTATTATTACTACTACCGATTATATTGGTCCTATTATGACGCTTTGTCTGGGTAAACGTGGTGAATTGATCAAACAGGAATATATCTCCGGTAACCGGGTGGAAATCTACTATAATATGCCTTTGGGAGAAATTGTGATTGACTTTTATGATAAGTTGAAGAGTATTTCCAAAGGGTATGCCTCGTTTGATTATCATCCGAATGGTTTCCGTACTTCTAAATTGGTGAAGTTGGATATACTCTTGAACGGTGAGCCTGTGGATGCGCTTTCCACTTTGACACATATTGACAATGCTTACGATATGGGACGCCGGATGTGTGAGAAGTTGAAGGAACTTATTCCGCGTCAACAGTTTGATATTGCCATTCAGGCAGCTATCGGAGCGAAGATTATTTCTCGTGAAACCATTAAGGCGGTTCGTAAGGATGTGACCGCGAAGTGTTATGGTGGCGACGTGAGCCGTAAACGTAAACTGCTTGAAAAACAGAAAAGAGGTAAAAAACGAATGAAACAAATCGGTAACGTGGAAGTGCCGCAGAAAGCCTTCCTCGCCGTATTGAAGCTGGATTAG
- a CDS encoding winged helix-turn-helix domain-containing protein: MLKEKAGVIAGTIWNALNETEGMTAKQLKKATKLVDKDLFLGLGWLLREDKVSVEEVEGELFIKLI, encoded by the coding sequence ATGTTGAAAGAAAAAGCTGGTGTAATTGCAGGTACTATCTGGAATGCACTGAACGAAACAGAAGGAATGACTGCCAAGCAGCTTAAAAAAGCAACTAAATTGGTTGACAAAGATCTGTTTCTCGGCCTTGGCTGGTTATTGAGAGAAGACAAAGTCTCTGTGGAAGAAGTTGAAGGTGAACTCTTCATCAAATTGATCTAA
- a CDS encoding C-GCAxxG-C-C family protein, translated as MEDRIQKAVELFKSGYNCSQSVVAAFADMYGFTQEQALRMSASFGGGIGRMRETCGAACGMFLVAGLETGATEATDREGKAANYAVVQELAAEFKKRNGSLICGELLGLKKKEPVSTIPEERTTQYYSKRPCAKMVEEAARIWSEYLEKHPK; from the coding sequence ATGGAAGATAGAATACAGAAAGCGGTGGAGCTTTTTAAGAGTGGATATAACTGCTCGCAGTCGGTAGTAGCGGCTTTTGCGGACATGTATGGATTTACACAGGAACAGGCATTGCGTATGAGTGCTTCTTTTGGCGGGGGCATCGGACGGATGCGTGAAACGTGTGGGGCTGCCTGCGGCATGTTTCTGGTGGCAGGCTTGGAAACCGGTGCTACGGAAGCAACTGACCGGGAAGGAAAAGCTGCCAATTATGCGGTAGTGCAAGAATTGGCGGCTGAATTTAAGAAGCGTAACGGCTCGTTGATTTGTGGCGAATTGTTGGGATTAAAGAAAAAAGAGCCGGTTTCCACTATTCCGGAAGAGCGTACTACTCAATATTATAGCAAGCGTCCCTGTGCAAAAATGGTCGAAGAAGCGGCAAGAATTTGGTCTGAATATCTCGAAAAGCATCCCAAATAA
- a CDS encoding exodeoxyribonuclease III, which produces MKIITYNVNGLRAAVSKGLPEWLAQENPDILCLQETKLQPDQYPGEVFEALGYKSYLYSAQKKGYSGVAILTKREPDHVEYGMGMEVYDNEGRFIRADFGDLSVVSVYHPSGTSGDERQAFKMVWLEDFQKYVMELQKSRPNLILCGDYNICHEPIDIHDPVRNATNSGFLPEEREWMTRFLSAGYVDSFRTLCPERQEYTWWSYRFNSRAKNKGWRIDYCMVSEPVRPLLKRAYILNEAVHSDHCPMALEIL; this is translated from the coding sequence ATGAAGATTATTACTTATAACGTGAACGGACTACGCGCTGCCGTATCTAAAGGATTACCGGAATGGCTGGCGCAGGAGAATCCTGATATTCTTTGTCTGCAAGAGACGAAACTGCAACCGGACCAATATCCGGGAGAAGTGTTTGAAGCGTTGGGCTACAAGTCTTATTTGTATTCCGCACAGAAAAAAGGATACAGTGGGGTGGCCATACTTACCAAGCGGGAACCGGACCATGTGGAATACGGTATGGGAATGGAAGTATATGACAATGAAGGACGTTTCATCCGTGCGGACTTCGGTGACTTGTCGGTGGTCAGCGTTTACCATCCTTCGGGAACAAGCGGGGATGAACGCCAGGCCTTTAAAATGGTGTGGTTGGAAGATTTCCAGAAATATGTGATGGAGTTGCAGAAGTCTCGTCCCAACTTGATTCTTTGTGGTGATTATAATATCTGCCATGAGCCGATTGATATTCATGACCCTGTCCGGAACGCGACCAACAGCGGTTTCCTTCCTGAAGAACGGGAATGGATGACGCGTTTCCTGTCTGCGGGATATGTGGACTCTTTCCGTACGCTTTGTCCGGAGAGACAGGAATATACCTGGTGGAGCTATCGCTTTAATTCGCGTGCCAAGAATAAAGGCTGGAGAATCGATTATTGTATGGTCAGTGAGCCGGTACGCCCGCTGTTGAAACGGGCGTATATCTTGAATGAGGCCGTACATTCCGACCATTGTCCAATGGCTTTGGAAATATTATAG
- a CDS encoding Nramp family divalent metal transporter codes for MKNIFQDLRRKDHKRYLGGLDVFKYIGPGLLVTVGFIDPGNWASNFAAGSEFGYSLLWVVTLSTIMLIILQHNVAHLGIVTGLCLSEAATKYTPKWVSRPILGTAVLASISTSLAEILGGAIALEMLLDIPIIWGAVLTTLFVSIMLFTNSYKKIERSIIAFVSVIGLSFIYELFLVEIDWPAAAAGWVTPSFPKGSMLIIMSVLGAVVMPHNLFLHSEVIQSHEYNKKDDASIKKVLKYELFDTLFSMIVGWAINSAMILLAAATFFKSGIQVEELQQAKSLLEPLLGSNAAIVFALALLMAGISSTITSGMAAGSIFAGIFGESYHIRDSHSQVGVLLSLGIALLLIFFIGDPFKGLIISQMVLSIQLPFTVFLQVGLTSSRKVMGDYVNSRWSTFVLYSIAIIVSVLNIMLLFS; via the coding sequence ATGAAGAATATTTTTCAAGACTTAAGACGGAAAGATCATAAACGCTATCTGGGTGGACTGGATGTTTTTAAATATATTGGTCCGGGGCTGTTGGTTACTGTAGGATTTATTGATCCGGGAAACTGGGCTTCTAATTTCGCAGCCGGTTCCGAATTCGGCTATTCCTTGCTTTGGGTGGTTACTTTGTCTACCATCATGCTGATTATTCTTCAGCACAACGTTGCCCACTTGGGTATTGTTACCGGGCTTTGCCTTTCGGAGGCGGCCACTAAGTACACTCCTAAATGGGTGTCACGCCCTATTCTTGGCACGGCAGTACTGGCGTCGATCTCTACTTCCCTGGCGGAAATTCTGGGAGGTGCCATCGCGTTGGAAATGTTATTGGATATTCCTATTATATGGGGAGCTGTGTTGACTACGCTTTTTGTCTCCATTATGCTTTTCACTAATTCATATAAAAAAATAGAACGTTCCATCATTGCGTTCGTTTCCGTAATCGGGCTTTCGTTTATTTATGAATTGTTTTTGGTGGAAATAGATTGGCCGGCTGCTGCGGCGGGGTGGGTGACTCCCTCTTTCCCGAAAGGAAGTATGCTGATTATCATGAGCGTGCTGGGAGCGGTAGTGATGCCTCATAATCTGTTCCTTCATTCGGAGGTGATACAGAGTCACGAGTACAATAAGAAAGATGATGCTTCTATTAAGAAGGTATTGAAATATGAGTTGTTTGACACTCTTTTCTCAATGATTGTCGGTTGGGCGATTAACAGTGCCATGATTCTGCTGGCGGCCGCCACTTTCTTTAAAAGTGGTATTCAGGTAGAAGAGTTGCAACAGGCTAAGTCCTTGCTCGAACCTTTATTGGGAAGTAATGCGGCAATTGTATTTGCATTGGCACTGCTGATGGCGGGTATCTCCTCAACCATAACGAGCGGAATGGCGGCAGGCTCTATCTTTGCAGGTATTTTCGGCGAGTCTTATCATATCAGGGACAGTCACTCGCAGGTGGGAGTCCTCTTGTCTTTGGGAATTGCCTTATTGCTGATTTTCTTTATTGGAGATCCTTTTAAAGGATTGATTATTTCGCAGATGGTACTAAGTATTCAATTGCCTTTCACCGTGTTTTTACAGGTGGGACTGACGTCTTCCCGAAAGGTGATGGGGGATTATGTCAATAGCCGTTGGAGTACGTTTGTATTATATTCGATTGCTATTATTGTTTCGGTACTGAACATTATGCTTTTGTTTTCATAA
- a CDS encoding TIGR03905 family TSCPD domain-containing protein: MEYVYKTQGTCSTNIELNVEDGVVKEVAFWGGCNGNLQGLSRLVRGMKVADVITKLEGVRCGGRPTSCPDQLCRALHEMGY; encoded by the coding sequence ATGGAATATGTTTATAAGACCCAGGGGACTTGCAGCACGAATATCGAACTGAATGTGGAAGATGGAGTGGTGAAAGAAGTTGCTTTCTGGGGAGGATGTAATGGTAATCTTCAAGGTCTTTCCCGCCTTGTGAGAGGGATGAAGGTGGCGGATGTTATCACAAAACTCGAAGGAGTGCGTTGTGGTGGCAGACCGACTTCATGTCCCGATCAATTGTGTCGTGCATTGCATGAAATGGGATATTAA
- a CDS encoding YebC/PmpR family DNA-binding transcriptional regulator, giving the protein MGRAFEYRKAAKLKRWGHMAKTFTRLGKQIAIAVKAGGPEPENNPTLRSVIATCKRENMPKDNIERAIKNAMGKDQSDYKSMTYEGYGPHGIAVFVDTLTDNTTRTVADVRSVFNKFGGNLGTMGSLAFLFDHKCVFTFKKKDGLDMEELILDLIDYDVEDEYEEDDEEGTITIYGNPKSYAAIQKHLEECGFEDVGGDFTYIPNDLKEVTPEQRETLDKMIERLEEFDDVQTVYTNMQPEGGEE; this is encoded by the coding sequence ATGGGAAGAGCATTTGAATATAGAAAGGCCGCTAAACTGAAAAGATGGGGCCACATGGCTAAAACTTTTACAAGACTGGGTAAACAAATCGCTATCGCTGTAAAGGCAGGCGGTCCGGAACCTGAAAACAACCCGACACTGCGTTCGGTGATCGCTACTTGTAAGCGTGAAAACATGCCGAAGGATAACATTGAGCGTGCTATCAAAAACGCGATGGGTAAAGACCAGAGTGACTACAAGAGTATGACTTATGAAGGATATGGTCCTCACGGTATTGCTGTGTTTGTAGACACATTGACAGACAACACGACTCGTACGGTGGCTGATGTCCGTTCGGTATTCAATAAGTTCGGTGGTAATTTGGGTACAATGGGTTCTCTTGCATTTCTTTTCGACCACAAATGTGTATTCACTTTCAAGAAGAAAGACGGATTGGATATGGAAGAACTGATTCTGGATCTGATCGACTATGATGTGGAAGATGAATATGAAGAAGATGATGAAGAGGGAACAATCACTATCTATGGTAATCCCAAGAGCTATGCCGCTATTCAGAAACATTTGGAAGAATGTGGCTTTGAAGATGTCGGCGGAGACTTCACTTATATTCCGAACGACCTGAAAGAGGTTACTCCGGAACAACGCGAAACATTGGATAAGATGATCGAGCGTCTGGAAGAATTTGATGACGTGCAGACTGTCTATACCAACATGCAACCGGAAGGGGGAGAAGAGTAA
- the pheT gene encoding phenylalanine--tRNA ligase subunit beta translates to MNISYNWLKEYVNFDLTPDETAAALTSIGLETGGVEEVQTIKGGLEGLVIGEVLTCTEHPNSDHLHITTVNLGDGEPVQIVCGAPNVAAGQKVVVATLGTKLYDGDECFTIKKSKIRGVESTGMICAEDEIGIGTDHAGIIVLPENAVPGTLAKDYYNIKSDYVLEVDITPNRADACSHYGVARDLYAYLIQNGRQATLQRPSVDGFKVENHDLNIEVKVENSEACPHYAGVTVKGVTVKESPEWLQNKLRLIGVRPINNVVDITNYIVHAFGQPLHCFDAGKIKGNEVIVKTMPEGTPFVTLDEVERKLNERDLMICNKEEAMCIAGVFGGLDSGSTEATTDVFIESAYFHPTWVRKTARRHGLNTDASFRFERGIDPNSVIYCLKLAALMVKELAGGTISSEIKDVFTTPAQDFIVDLAYEKVHSLVGKVIPVETIKSIVTSLEMKITNETAEGLTLAVPPYRVDVQRDCDVIEDILRIYGYNNVEIPTTLNSSLTTKGEHDKSNKLQNLIAEQLVGCGFNEILNNSLTRAAYYDGLEAYPSSHLVMLLNPLSADLNAMRQTLLFGGLESIAHNANRKNADLKFFEFGNCYYFNADKKNEEKVLAPYSEDYHLGLWVTGKKVSNSWAHADENSSVYELKAYVENILKRLGLDLHNLVVGNLTDDIFAAALSVNTKGGKRLASFGVVTKKLLKAFDIDNEVYYADLNWKELMKAIRSVKISYKEISKFPAVKRDLALLLDKNIQFAEIEKIAYETEKKLLKEVELFDVYEGKNLEAGKKSYAVSFLLQDENQTLNDKMIDKIMSKLVKNLEDKLGAKLR, encoded by the coding sequence ATGAATATCTCTTATAACTGGCTGAAAGAGTATGTCAACTTCGACCTGACGCCTGATGAAACGGCTGCTGCGTTGACTTCTATCGGCTTGGAAACTGGCGGTGTGGAAGAAGTGCAAACCATTAAAGGTGGTTTGGAAGGACTTGTGATCGGGGAAGTGCTGACCTGCACGGAACATCCTAATTCTGACCATTTGCATATTACTACTGTCAATCTGGGAGACGGTGAACCGGTACAGATTGTTTGTGGTGCCCCGAACGTGGCTGCCGGACAGAAAGTGGTGGTAGCTACTTTAGGTACGAAACTTTATGACGGTGACGAATGCTTTACCATCAAGAAATCAAAAATCCGTGGAGTAGAATCTACAGGTATGATTTGTGCTGAAGACGAAATTGGGATCGGTACGGATCATGCAGGTATCATCGTATTGCCGGAAAATGCTGTTCCGGGTACGCTTGCCAAGGATTATTATAATATCAAGAGTGACTATGTATTGGAAGTGGATATCACGCCTAACCGTGCGGATGCCTGCTCTCACTATGGGGTAGCTCGCGACCTGTACGCTTATCTGATTCAGAACGGTCGTCAGGCAACTTTACAACGTCCGTCGGTGGATGGCTTTAAGGTGGAAAACCATGACTTGAATATCGAAGTGAAGGTTGAAAACAGCGAAGCTTGTCCGCATTATGCCGGTGTTACCGTGAAAGGCGTAACGGTGAAGGAGAGTCCGGAATGGCTGCAAAACAAATTGCGTCTGATCGGTGTGCGCCCTATTAATAATGTAGTGGATATTACGAATTATATCGTTCATGCTTTCGGTCAGCCGTTGCACTGCTTCGATGCCGGAAAGATTAAAGGCAACGAAGTGATTGTAAAGACAATGCCTGAAGGTACTCCGTTCGTTACGCTGGATGAAGTAGAGCGTAAACTGAATGAACGCGACTTGATGATTTGCAACAAGGAAGAGGCCATGTGCATTGCCGGCGTATTCGGCGGACTGGACTCCGGTTCTACGGAAGCTACGACAGACGTATTCATTGAAAGTGCTTATTTCCATCCTACATGGGTGCGTAAGACAGCCCGTCGTCATGGGTTGAATACGGATGCTTCTTTCCGTTTCGAACGTGGTATCGATCCGAATAGTGTGATTTATTGCCTGAAATTGGCTGCTTTGATGGTGAAAGAACTGGCTGGCGGTACGATTTCTTCTGAAATAAAAGATGTATTTACGACTCCAGCACAGGATTTTATCGTCGATCTTGCTTACGAAAAAGTACATTCTTTGGTAGGTAAAGTGATTCCGGTAGAGACAATCAAGAGCATTGTGACCAGCCTGGAAATGAAGATTACCAATGAAACGGCAGAAGGACTGACATTGGCTGTGCCTCCTTATCGTGTAGATGTGCAGCGTGATTGCGACGTGATTGAAGATATTCTTCGTATCTACGGATATAATAATGTCGAAATTCCGACTACGCTGAACTCCAGCCTGACTACAAAGGGTGAGCACGATAAGTCGAATAAATTGCAGAACCTGATTGCAGAACAACTGGTGGGCTGTGGATTCAATGAAATTCTGAACAACTCACTGACCCGTGCGGCTTATTATGATGGTCTGGAGGCTTATCCGTCCAGTCACCTGGTGATGTTGCTCAATCCGTTGAGTGCTGATCTGAACGCTATGCGTCAGACTTTGCTGTTCGGCGGACTGGAAAGTATTGCTCATAACGCCAATCGTAAGAACGCTGATTTGAAGTTCTTCGAATTCGGTAACTGTTATTATTTCAATGCTGACAAGAAGAACGAAGAGAAGGTACTGGCTCCTTACTCGGAAGATTATCACCTGGGCTTGTGGGTAACCGGTAAGAAGGTTTCCAATTCATGGGCGCATGCGGATGAAAATAGTTCGGTGTATGAATTGAAAGCGTACGTAGAAAATATATTGAAACGTCTGGGACTGGATTTGCACAATCTGGTTGTCGGTAATCTGACAGACGATATTTTTGCTGCCGCACTCTCTGTCAACACGAAGGGCGGAAAACGTCTTGCTTCTTTCGGTGTTGTGACTAAGAAGCTGTTGAAAGCGTTTGATATCGACAATGAAGTGTATTATGCCGATCTGAACTGGAAGGAATTGATGAAAGCCATCCGTTCTGTGAAGATCAGCTACAAGGAAATCTCTAAATTCCCTGCTGTGAAACGCGACCTGGCATTGTTGCTTGACAAGAATATACAATTTGCCGAAATCGAAAAGATTGCATACGAAACAGAGAAGAAACTGTTGAAAGAAGTGGAACTCTTCGATGTATATGAAGGTAAGAATCTCGAAGCGGGTAAGAAGTCGTATGCAGTGAGCTTCCTGCTTCAGGATGAAAACCAGACTTTGAATGATAAGATGATTGATAAGATCATGTCGAAACTGGTGAAGAACCTGGAAGATAAACTGGGTGCCAAACTTAGATAA
- the dnaB gene encoding replicative DNA helicase → MAEQKRNTRNAKSTKVQPVNDYGRIQPQAPELEEAVLGALMIEKDAYSLVSEILRPESFYEHRHQLIYSAITDLAVNQKPVDILTVKEQLSKRGELEEVGGPFYITQLSSKVASSAHIEYHARIIAQKSLARDLITFTSNIQSKAFDETLDVDDLMQEAEGKLFEISQQNMKKDYTQINPVIDEAYKLIQKAAARTDGLSGLESGFTKLDKMTSGWQNSDLIIIAARPAMGKTAFVLSMAKNIAVDYRNPVALFSLEMSNVQLVNRLIANVCEIESGKIKSGQLAGYEWQQLDYKLKNLMDAPLYVDDTPSLSVFELRTKARRLVREHGVRIIIIDYLQLMNASGMAFGSRQEEVSTISRSLKGLAKELNIPIIALSQLNRGVESREGIDGKRPQLSDLRESGAIEQDADMVCFIHRPEYYKIYQDDRGNDLRGMAEIVIAKHRNGAVGEVLLRFKGEFTRFSNPEDDMVIPMPGEPAGAMLGSKMNTGNVGSAPPPAPDFMPQTGNPFGTPGDGPLPF, encoded by the coding sequence ATGGCCGAACAGAAAAGAAATACCCGCAATGCAAAGTCTACTAAAGTACAACCGGTAAATGATTATGGTCGTATTCAGCCGCAGGCACCTGAACTGGAAGAAGCAGTTCTGGGAGCTTTGATGATTGAAAAGGATGCTTACTCATTGGTGAGTGAGATTCTTCGTCCTGAATCTTTTTACGAACACCGGCATCAGTTGATTTATTCTGCTATCACCGATCTTGCGGTGAATCAGAAACCGGTGGATATTCTGACTGTAAAGGAACAACTTAGCAAACGCGGAGAACTGGAAGAGGTGGGAGGCCCGTTCTATATTACTCAATTGAGTAGTAAGGTGGCTTCATCGGCACATATTGAGTATCACGCCCGTATTATTGCGCAGAAATCTCTGGCACGTGATCTGATTACGTTTACAAGCAATATCCAGAGTAAAGCGTTCGATGAAACGCTGGATGTGGACGACCTGATGCAGGAAGCGGAGGGTAAGCTCTTCGAGATCTCGCAGCAGAATATGAAAAAGGATTATACGCAGATCAATCCGGTGATTGACGAGGCCTATAAGTTGATTCAGAAGGCTGCGGCGCGAACCGACGGTTTGAGCGGTCTTGAGAGTGGTTTCACAAAGCTCGACAAAATGACTTCCGGTTGGCAGAATTCCGACCTTATCATTATCGCTGCACGTCCTGCGATGGGTAAGACAGCCTTCGTACTTTCCATGGCTAAGAATATTGCTGTCGATTATCGGAATCCGGTGGCGTTGTTCTCTCTTGAAATGAGTAACGTTCAGTTGGTGAACCGTTTGATTGCGAATGTCTGCGAGATTGAAAGTGGAAAGATCAAGAGCGGACAGTTGGCAGGTTATGAGTGGCAACAGTTGGACTATAAACTGAAGAATCTGATGGATGCGCCGCTTTACGTGGATGATACTCCGTCTCTGTCTGTATTTGAACTTCGAACGAAAGCACGTCGTTTGGTACGTGAGCATGGGGTGAGAATCATTATTATTGACTACCTTCAGTTGATGAATGCAAGCGGTATGGCGTTTGGTAGCCGCCAGGAAGAGGTTAGTACCATTTCCCGTTCGTTGAAAGGACTGGCAAAAGAGTTGAATATTCCGATCATCGCACTGTCGCAGTTGAATCGTGGTGTGGAAAGTCGTGAAGGTATCGATGGTAAACGTCCGCAGTTGAGTGACCTTCGTGAATCGGGAGCCATCGAGCAGGATGCCGATATGGTATGCTTTATCCACCGTCCCGAATACTATAAGATTTATCAGGATGATCGTGGTAATGACCTGCGCGGTATGGCGGAGATTGTCATCGCCAAGCATCGTAACGGTGCGGTAGGCGAGGTGTTGCTCCGGTTCAAGGGAGAATTTACCCGTTTCTCCAATCCGGAGGACGATATGGTTATCCCGATGCCGGGTGAGCCCGCCGGGGCTATGCTGGGATCGAAGATGAATACTGGTAATGTCGGTTCCGCGCCTCCTCCCGCGCCTGATTTTATGCCACAGACGGGCAATCCGTTCGGAACACCGGGGGATGGGCCTTTGCCGTTCTAG
- the ispE gene encoding 4-(cytidine 5'-diphospho)-2-C-methyl-D-erythritol kinase, whose amino-acid sequence MLAFPNIKINLGLSITEKRPDGYHNLETVFYPVALEDALEIRTSSEAEKKITLHQYGMEIAGNPEDNLVAKAYSLLDKEFHLPPVEIHLYKHIPSGAGLGGGSSDAAFMLKLLNDHFQLELSEEQLEVYAATLGADCAFFIKNKPTYAEGIGNIFSPIELSLNGYQIMIVKPNVFVSTREAFSNIHPHHPKYPVKEAILRPVAEWRNILINDFEASVFPQHPVIGEIKRELYNQGAIYASMSGSGSSVFGLFAPGTSLPETIEGRDVFCFKGKL is encoded by the coding sequence ATGCTCGCCTTTCCCAATATTAAAATAAACCTGGGGCTTTCCATCACCGAGAAACGCCCGGACGGATATCACAATCTGGAAACTGTTTTCTATCCGGTAGCACTTGAGGATGCCCTCGAAATCCGGACTTCTTCTGAAGCTGAAAAGAAGATTACCCTCCACCAGTATGGTATGGAAATAGCCGGCAATCCGGAAGACAACCTGGTGGCAAAGGCTTATTCACTGCTGGATAAGGAGTTTCACCTTCCCCCTGTCGAAATTCATTTGTACAAGCATATTCCTTCGGGAGCCGGACTGGGGGGCGGTTCATCCGATGCCGCTTTTATGCTGAAGTTGCTCAACGATCATTTTCAGTTGGAATTATCCGAAGAACAGCTGGAGGTATATGCCGCCACTTTGGGAGCGGACTGCGCTTTCTTTATTAAAAATAAGCCGACTTATGCCGAAGGTATCGGAAACATCTTCTCACCGATCGAGCTTTCATTAAACGGCTATCAAATCATGATTGTCAAACCGAACGTTTTCGTTTCCACCCGGGAAGCCTTTTCAAATATCCATCCGCACCATCCGAAATATCCGGTCAAAGAGGCAATCCTGCGTCCGGTTGCAGAATGGAGGAATATCCTAATCAATGATTTCGAGGCAAGTGTGTTCCCTCAACATCCCGTTATCGGAGAAATCAAAAGGGAACTCTATAATCAAGGAGCAATCTATGCCTCCATGAGCGGCTCCGGCTCTTCAGTGTTCGGACTGTTCGCCCCCGGAACGTCCCTACCGGAAACAATTGAAGGAAGAGACGTTTTCTGTTTCAAAGGAAAGCTATAA